The following proteins are encoded in a genomic region of Necator americanus strain Aroian chromosome II, whole genome shotgun sequence:
- a CDS encoding hypothetical protein (NECATOR_CHRII.G4286.T1) translates to MRALQEYETGKIWSNVGVQMPKNTAKGLCCQIYSRLKREEAKGDGLPASAVPGLTRKIIVSRTSVRPKACNQLTGRCKGGGLESPPTNKLHMSTLGERKFSQKPMGLEACNLPVGFKFHAKNSNRKESPDSGRKPGTVAPGRTGLQESCRLPKRKRTRMTICTYNARTLASEAAIEDLMVQAKKIKYDVIGLTETRRRHSLNAVFETGEELFLGTCDSRGVGGVGVLVNTSMAQNIDSFEQLTTRIGRLRMRRCGPTPALTIFVAYAPTSSYEEEEVEAFYMDLEKFYREDHAFYKVIIGDFNAKVGPRRTPEELHIGTHGLQWNDQGERLSEFIMTTKTIHGNSQFQKPSSLRWTWESPGGGYRNEIDHIIVNKRFCLTDVAVVPKFYTGSDHRLLRGRFSFTRRSEKAAKFSKRNPRTTINWDLFATLAGFWEDSAMDNIDEEYDRLVKHLHDCAKKAESIKTTKRRLSLETLELIRQRGAARAAGNQELTSELARLCREAIKKDLKERRAEVLAEAAEAGKSIRYARRDFASRKTRMTALRNPKGTTIASRRGMEKIIYDFYSDLFDSRAHLPPHHLREDGHVIPAVLPSEIRHAIMSVRNRTAAGPDRIKPEHLKNLPPVLINTLARIFTRYLSECKVPKQWKTSKTVLLYKKGDPHDIGNYRPICLLSVIYKLFTRVILNRIEKVLDEGQPCEQAGFRKGFSTIDHIHTVSRLIEVSREYKMPLCLTFIDLKKAFDSVETEAVVEALDNQGVPTQYIKVLRELYSNFTTGISPFYKNIIIDVKRGVRQGDTISPKIFTATLENAMRKLEWDDMGVKIDGRQLTICALLMTSY, encoded by the exons ATGCGAGCTCTACAAGAATATGAAACGGGTAAAATATGGAGCAACGTTGGTGTGCAGATGCCAAAAAACACTGCAAAAGGATTGTGTTGCCAGATTTATTCGAGGCTTAAGAGAGAGGAAGCAAAAG gggatggactccctgcttctgctgtgccaggactgactcgtaaaatcattgtatcccgcacgtcggtccggccaaaagcctgcaatcaattgactgggaggtgcaagggaggcggtttggagtcgcctccaacaaataagctccacatgtccactctgggagaacggaagttctcccaaaaacccatgggactagaggcttgcaacctgcccgtgggttttaaatttcatgcaaaaaacagtaatagaaaagagtctcctgactccggtagaaagcctggtacggtagcgccaggtaggacggggttgcaggagtcatgtaggctaccgaaacggaaaaggactaggatgacgatctgtacttataacgcacgcacgcttgcatcggaagcggccatcgaagatctgatggtgcaagccaagaagatcaagtacgacgtcatcggactgaccgagacgagacgacgtcactctctcaacgctgtatttgaaactggagaagaactgttcttaggaacatgcgacagtagaggtgttggtggagttggcgtcctcgtcaacacgagtatggcacagaacatcgactctttcgaacaactcacgacccgaatcggacgtctgcggatgagaagatgtggtcccacaccggctttgactatcttcgtcgcttacgctccaacatcaagctacgaagaagaagaagtcgaagctttctatatggacctggagaagttctaccgagaagatcatgccttttacaaggtcataattggcgacttcaacgccaaagttggcccaagaagaacgccggaggaacttcacatcgggacccacggcctacaatggaatgaccagggggagaggctttccgagttcatcatgacgactaagaccatccatgggaactcgcaattccagaagccctcctctctacgctggacgtgggagtcacccggtggagggtaccgtaatgagatagaccacatcatcgtcaataaaaggttctgcctgacggatgtcgctgttgtaccaaagttctatacgggatcggaccatcgcctcctccgaggaagattttctttcacgcggaggtcagagaaagccgccaagttcagcaagagaaatcccagaactaccatcaactgggatctcttcgctacgttagccggcttttgggaagattccgcaatggacaacatcgacgaggaatacgaccggcttgtcaaacaccttcatgactgcgcgaagaaggctgagagtattaaaacaaccaagagacgcctgtctcttgaaactcttgagctgatacgccagcgtggagcagcacgagccgcagggaaccaagagctcacgtccgagctcgcaaggctttgcagagaggcgataaagaaagaccttaaagagagaagagcagaagtgctggctgaagcagcagaggcgggaaaaagcatccgctatgcccgccgagacttcgccagtcgcaagacaaggatgacagctctccggaacccgaagggaacaaccattgcatcgagaaggggaatggagaaaatcatctacgacttctactctgatctcttcgacagccgtgcccacttgcctcctcaccatctgagggaagatggacatgtcattccagcggttctcccgtccgaaatacgacatgctatcatgtcggtgagaaatcgtacagcagccggtcccgacagaataaaaccagaacacctgaagaatcttccgccagtactcatcaacaccctggcgaggatcttcacacgttacctgtcggaatgcaaggtccctaaacagtggaagaccagcaagaccgtgttgctgtataaaaagggagatccacatgacatcggcaactatcgcccaatctgcttactgtccgtcatctacaagctcttcacaagagtgatccttaataggattgaaaaggtcttggatgaaggacaaccatgcgagcaagcagggtttcgaaaaggattcagcacgatcgaccatattcacactgtttcgagactcatcgaggtatcacgagagtacaagatgccgctctgtctcactttcatcgacttgaagaaggcctttgactcagttgagacggaagcggtcgtggaagccttggacaaccaaggcgttcccactcagtacataaaggtgcttcgagagttgtacagtaacttcacgaccggaatctcgccattctacaagaatatcatcattgacgtgaagaggggggttcgacagggtgatacaatctcacccaaaatattcacagccaccctcgagaacgcaatgcgaaagttggaatgggacgacatgggagtgaagattgatggtcggcagttaaccatttgcgctttgctgatgacatcgtactga
- a CDS encoding hypothetical protein (NECATOR_CHRII.G4287.T1) translates to MTICTYNARTLASEAAIEDLMVQAKKIKYDVIGLTETRRRHSLNAVFETGEELFLGTCDSRGVGGVGVLVNTSMAQNIDSFEQLTTRIGRLRMRRCGPTPALTIFVAYAPTSSYEEEEVEAFYMDLEKFYREDHAFYKVIIGDFNAKVGPRRTPEELHIGTHGLQWNDQGERLSEFIMTTKTIHGNSQFQKPSSLRWTWESPGGGYRNEIDHIIVNKRFCLTDVAVVPKFYTGSDHRLLRGRFSFTRRSEKAAKFSKRNPRTTINWDLFATLAGFWEDSAMDNIDEEYDRLVKHLHDCAKKAESIKTTKRRLSLETLELIRQRGAARAAGNQELTSELARLCREAIKKDLKERRAEVLAEAAEAGKSIRYARRDFASRKTRMTALRNPKGTTIASRRGMEKIIYDFYSDLFDSRAHLPPHHLREDGHVIPAVLPSEIRHAIMSVRNRTAAGPDRIKPEHLKNLPPVLINTLARIFTRYLSECKVPKQWKTSKTVLLYKKGDPHDIGNYRPICLLSVIYKLFTRVILNRIEKVLDEGQPCEQAGFRKGFSTIDHIHTVSRLIEVSREYKMPLCLTFIDLKKAFDSVETEAVVEALDNQGVPTQYIKVLRELYSNFTTGISPFYKNIIIDVKRGVRQGDTISPKIFTATLENAMRKLEWDDMGVKIDGRQLTICALLMTSY, encoded by the coding sequence atgacgatctgtacttataacgcacgcacgcttgcatcggaagcggccatcgaagatctgatggtgcaagccaagaagatcaagtacgacgtcatcggactgaccgagacgagacgacgtcactctctcaacgctgtatttgaaactggagaagaactgttcttaggaacatgcgacagtagaggtgttggtggagttggcgtcctcgtcaacacgagtatggcacagaacatcgactctttcgaacaactcacgacccgaatcggacgtctgcggatgagaagatgtggtcccacaccggctttgactatcttcgtcgcttacgctccaacatcaagctacgaagaagaagaagtcgaagctttctatatggacctggagaagttctaccgagaagatcatgccttttacaaggtcataattggcgacttcaacgccaaagttggcccaagaagaacgccggaggaacttcacatcgggacccacggcctacaatggaatgaccagggggagaggctttccgagttcatcatgacgactaagaccatccatgggaactcgcaattccagaagccctcctctctacgctggacgtgggagtcacccggtggagggtaccgtaatgagatagaccacatcatcgtcaataaaaggttctgcctgacggatgtcgctgttgtaccaaagttctatacgggatcggaccatcgcctcctccgaggaagattttctttcacgcggaggtcagagaaagccgccaagttcagcaagagaaatcccagaactaccatcaactgggatctcttcgctacgttagccggcttttgggaagattccgcaatggacaacatcgacgaggaatacgaccggcttgtcaaacaccttcatgactgcgcgaagaaggctgagagtattaaaacaaccaagagacgcctgtctcttgaaactcttgagctgatacgccagcgtggagcagcacgagccgcagggaaccaagagctcacgtccgagctcgcaaggctttgcagagaggcgataaagaaagaccttaaagagagaagagcagaagtgctggctgaagcagcagaggcgggaaaaagcatccgctatgcccgccgagacttcgccagtcgcaagacaaggatgacagctctccggaacccgaagggaacaaccattgcatcgagaaggggaatggagaaaatcatctacgacttctactctgatctcttcgacagccgtgcccacttgcctcctcaccatctgagggaagatggacatgtcattccagcggttctcccgtccgaaatacgacatgctatcatgtcggtgagaaatcgtacagcagccggtcccgacagaataaaaccagaacacctgaagaatcttccgccagtactcatcaacaccctggcgaggatcttcacacgttacctgtcggaatgcaaggtccctaaacagtggaagaccagcaagaccgtgttgctgtataaaaagggagatccacatgacatcggcaactatcgcccaatctgcttactgtccgtcatctacaagctcttcacaagagtgatccttaataggattgaaaaggtcttggatgaaggacaaccatgcgagcaagcagggtttcgaaaaggattcagcacgatcgaccatattcacactgtttcgagactcatcgaggtatcacgagagtacaagatgccgctctgtctcactttcatcgacttgaagaaggcctttgactcagttgagacggaagcggtcgtggaagccttggacaaccaaggcgttcccactcagtacataaaggtgcttcgagagttgtacagtaacttcacgaccggaatctcgccattctacaagaatatcatcattgacgtgaagaggggggttcgacagggtgatacaatctcacccaaaatattcacagccaccctcgagaacgcaatgcgaaagttggaatgggacgacatgggagtgaagattgatggtcggcagttaaccatttgcgctttgctgatgacatcgtactga
- a CDS encoding hypothetical protein (NECATOR_CHRII.G4288.T2) — protein sequence MLTEFAETCGCIGLELNLQKTMFMRNGWISDAPFTLNGTNISECTSYVYLGRELNMMNDLAPELGRRRRAAWGAYKSIEDVVKKTKNTRLRAHLFNTTVLPALTYASETWALRKQEENAVSVIERAIERVMLGVSRFKQVRDGIRSSLLRQRSKIRDAAAFAKESKIRWAGHVMRFNDNRWTRAVSDWIPRDIKRNTGRPPTRWSDFFTKSFKENYDALRVPRERRNHWATLARDRDKWKNYWRPLDRFEDQRESR from the coding sequence atgctgaccgaattcgccgaaacatgtggatgcatcggtcttgagctgaatcttcaaaagacgatgttcatgcggaacggatggatctcggatgccccattcacgctcaacggaacgaacatatccgaatgcaccagctacgtctatctgggtcgggaattgaacatgatgaacgacctggcccccgagctgggcaggaggagaagagcggcttggggagcgtacaagagcatcgaggacgtagtgaagaagaccaagaacacccggctccgtgctcacctcttcaacaccaccgtacttcctgctttgacctatgcctcagaaacctgggcacttcgcaagcaggaagaaaacgcggtgagcgtcattgaacgcgcaattgagagagtgatgctaggagtatcccgtttcaagcaagtgagagacgggattcgaagttctctcctacgtcagcgatcgaagatcagagacgccgccgcgtttgccaaggaaagtaaaataaggtgggccggacacgtgatgcgctttaacgacaaccgttggaccagagccgtgagcgactggattccccgcgatattaagcgcaatacaggaagaccgccgacccgatggtcagatttcttcacgaagtccttcaaagaaaattacgatgctcttcgtgtcccacgcgaaaggaggaaccactgggctactctggcacgcgaccgggacaaatggaagaattactggcgcccgctcgaccggttcgaagaccaacgggagtcaaggtga
- a CDS encoding hypothetical protein (NECATOR_CHRII.G4288.T1), whose protein sequence is MLTEFAETCGCIGLELNLQKTMFMRNGWISDAPFTLNGTNISECTSYVYLGRELNMMNDLAPELGRRRRAAWGAYKSIEDVVKKTKNTRLRAHLFNTTVLPALTYASETWALRKQEENAVSVIERAIERVMLGVSRFKQVRDGIRSSLLRQRSKIRDAAAFAKESKIRWAGHVMRFNDNRWTRAVSDWIPRDIKRNTGRPPTRWSDFFTKSFKENYDALRVPRERRNHWATLARDRDKWKNYWRPLDRFEDQRESSPFTMHPCAASSRFQFVPDDPATMDVNWSLSISPGLPKRVIFKAFVFTVKLFVPSLHCTFVDSSTAKRVSILAVVSIGLPNLNS, encoded by the exons atgctgaccgaattcgccgaaacatgtggatgcatcggtcttgagctgaatcttcaaaagacgatgttcatgcggaacggatggatctcggatgccccattcacgctcaacggaacgaacatatccgaatgcaccagctacgtctatctgggtcgggaattgaacatgatgaacgacctggcccccgagctgggcaggaggagaagagcggcttggggagcgtacaagagcatcgaggacgtagtgaagaagaccaagaacacccggctccgtgctcacctcttcaacaccaccgtacttcctgctttgacctatgcctcagaaacctgggcacttcgcaagcaggaagaaaacgcggtgagcgtcattgaacgcgcaattgagagagtgatgctaggagtatcccgtttcaagcaagtgagagacgggattcgaagttctctcctacgtcagcgatcgaagatcagagacgccgccgcgtttgccaaggaaagtaaaataaggtgggccggacacgtgatgcgctttaacgacaaccgttggaccagagccgtgagcgactggattccccgcgatattaagcgcaatacaggaagaccgccgacccgatggtcagatttcttcacgaagtccttcaaagaaaattacgatgctcttcgtgtcccacgcgaaaggaggaaccactgggctactctggcacgcgaccgggacaaatggaagaattactggcgcccgctcgaccggttcgaagaccaacgggagtcaag tcCGTTCACAATGCACCCTTGTGCTGCTTCTTCacgttttcaatttgttcCAGATGATCCAGCAACGATGGATGTCAATTGGTCGTTGTCAATTTCGCCTGGGCTGCCAAAACGTGTCATTTTTAAGGCGTTCGTCTTCACTGTGAAACTTTTTGTACCATCGTTGCACTGTACCTTTGTTGACAGTTCCACAGCCAAACGCGTTTCGATTTTGGCAGTTGTTTCCATTGGATTACCCAATTTGAACTCATAG
- a CDS encoding hypothetical protein (NECATOR_CHRII.G4289.T1), with product MWGNLQRTFINIVNTWLLLRQFLALIPKRILRECKMGSRKFHKKYNQITKGIGKVQSSDCWEGSGRSAFKADKGREEPRHGKLWFELFSHDVALSPCLIFIDHLKKTTSETGVVMETLNNHGVPA from the coding sequence ATGTGGGGAAATCTCCAGCGCACGTTCATCAACATTGTAAATACATGGTTGTTATTGCGACAGTTCCTTGCCctaattccaaaaagaataCTGAGAGAGTGCAAGATGGGTTCGAGGAAATTCCACAAGAAATATAACCAAATCACAAAGGGTATCGGAAAAGTGCAGAGCAGTGATTGCTGGGAAGGAAGTGGCAGGAGCGCTTTCAAAGCAGACAAAGGGAGAGAGGAGCCGCGACATGGAAAATTGTGGTTTGAACTCTTCAGCCATGATGTTGCTCTCTCACCTTGTCTCATATTCATTGATCATTTGAAGAAGACCACGAGTGAGACAGGAGTGGTAATGGAAACGTTGAACAACCATGGCGTCCCTGCTTAA
- a CDS encoding hypothetical protein (NECATOR_CHRII.G4289.T2) yields the protein MGSRKFHKKYNQITKGIGKVQSSDCWEGSGRSAFKADKGREEPRHGKLWFELFSHDVALSPCLIFIDHLKKTTSETGVVMETLNNHGVPA from the coding sequence ATGGGTTCGAGGAAATTCCACAAGAAATATAACCAAATCACAAAGGGTATCGGAAAAGTGCAGAGCAGTGATTGCTGGGAAGGAAGTGGCAGGAGCGCTTTCAAAGCAGACAAAGGGAGAGAGGAGCCGCGACATGGAAAATTGTGGTTTGAACTCTTCAGCCATGATGTTGCTCTCTCACCTTGTCTCATATTCATTGATCATTTGAAGAAGACCACGAGTGAGACAGGAGTGGTAATGGAAACGTTGAACAACCATGGCGTCCCTGCTTAA